A single genomic interval of Lewinellaceae bacterium harbors:
- a CDS encoding tetratricopeptide repeat protein: MARRKRNQKRADETLVDIVEVRDSAQSFVDDNQRLIFGALVALVLAVGGVFAYNNFYKKPRQAEAAEQMFRAQEQFERDSFTLALTNPGGGYMGFLDIISSYGGTAAGNSAKYYAGVSYLNLGKNEAAIDYLKDFKAKGSITPIMKNGALGDAYSELNDFDNAMKYYKKAVNESENDFLTPYYLKKVGLLHERNGNFAEAQKAYQEILDKYPDSPIGRDIEKYITRVAAKS; the protein is encoded by the coding sequence ATGGCAAGAAGAAAAAGAAATCAGAAGAGAGCGGACGAGACCTTAGTGGATATTGTTGAAGTAAGAGACAGCGCCCAGAGCTTCGTCGATGACAACCAGCGATTGATCTTTGGCGCATTGGTTGCATTGGTATTGGCCGTCGGCGGCGTTTTTGCCTACAACAACTTTTACAAAAAACCACGCCAGGCAGAAGCCGCAGAGCAAATGTTCCGGGCACAGGAGCAGTTTGAAAGAGACTCCTTTACCTTAGCGCTGACCAACCCGGGCGGAGGCTACATGGGCTTCCTGGATATTATCAGCAGTTATGGAGGCACCGCCGCCGGCAATTCCGCCAAGTACTACGCCGGCGTATCCTACCTCAATTTGGGGAAAAATGAAGCAGCTATTGACTACCTCAAAGATTTCAAGGCTAAAGGCAGCATCACCCCCATCATGAAAAATGGGGCCCTCGGTGACGCCTACTCGGAGTTGAATGATTTTGACAACGCCATGAAATACTACAAAAAGGCGGTCAACGAAAGCGAAAACGATTTCCTGACGCCTTATTACCTGAAGAAGGTAGGCCTGCTGCACGAGCGCAATGGCAATTTTGCCGAAGCGCAAAAGGCATACCAGGAGATTCTGGATAAATATCCGGACTCCCCGATAGGCAGGGATATAGAGAAGTACATCACCCGGGTAGCCGCTAAGAGCTAA
- the pdhA gene encoding pyruvate dehydrogenase (acetyl-transferring) E1 component subunit alpha: MDTATGNKKKTTGKKPSKSGKPTYSKETYLSWYELMLRIRKFEERALMMYGQQKIRGFCHVYIGQEAVAAGIESAIRPEDAIVTAYRQHGIALGRGCSSEACMAELFGKKTGIVKGKGGSMHFFSAERRYFGGNGIVGAQIPIGTGIAFAEKYKGTDNLCVTMFGDGAARQGSLYESFNMAMSWKLPVLYVVENNGYAMGTSVKRTSNVTELYTLGESFDMPGEPVDGMNPAAVHEAVSKAAEHIRAGKGPYLLEMRTYRYKGHSVSDPAKYRTKEEVQEYKDRDPIKMIEEAALKESVATEEDLKAIQDKIKTEIADAVKFAEESDFPDPSALWEENYVQEDYPFIMD; encoded by the coding sequence ATGGATACAGCGACAGGTAACAAGAAAAAAACAACCGGCAAAAAGCCATCCAAATCCGGCAAGCCAACCTACAGCAAGGAGACCTATCTCAGTTGGTACGAGCTCATGCTGCGAATCCGCAAATTCGAAGAACGGGCACTGATGATGTACGGCCAGCAAAAAATCCGCGGATTCTGCCACGTTTACATTGGGCAGGAAGCGGTCGCCGCCGGCATAGAATCAGCCATACGGCCGGAAGACGCCATCGTTACGGCTTACCGCCAGCATGGCATTGCGCTCGGCCGCGGCTGTTCTTCGGAGGCTTGCATGGCGGAGCTGTTCGGCAAAAAAACCGGTATCGTAAAGGGCAAAGGAGGCTCAATGCACTTCTTCTCGGCCGAGCGCCGGTATTTCGGAGGCAACGGCATCGTCGGCGCCCAGATTCCCATCGGAACCGGCATTGCTTTTGCCGAGAAATACAAAGGCACGGACAACCTCTGCGTCACCATGTTCGGCGACGGCGCCGCCCGGCAGGGATCCTTGTACGAATCCTTCAATATGGCTATGAGCTGGAAACTGCCGGTTTTGTACGTCGTGGAAAACAATGGCTATGCGATGGGAACGAGCGTGAAGCGGACCAGCAACGTCACGGAACTTTATACATTGGGCGAATCCTTTGACATGCCGGGAGAGCCGGTCGACGGGATGAATCCCGCCGCTGTTCACGAGGCGGTATCCAAAGCCGCTGAGCATATCCGGGCGGGAAAAGGCCCCTACCTGCTCGAAATGCGCACCTACCGCTACAAAGGGCATTCGGTATCCGACCCTGCCAAATACCGCACCAAGGAAGAAGTCCAGGAATACAAGGACCGCGACCCCATCAAGATGATCGAAGAGGCTGCATTGAAAGAATCGGTTGCCACCGAAGAGGACCTCAAGGCAATCCAGGACAAGATCAAGACGGAGATCGCCGACGCCGTTAAATTTGCGGAAGAGTCGGATTTCCCCGATCCCTCGGCGCTTTGGGAGGAAAACTATGTTCAGGAAGACTATCCGTTTATCATGGATTAA
- a CDS encoding ferredoxin--NADP reductase gives MKNRIRLQILEKRAEAPDTVSLVLQPANGFFSYKAGQFLTLLLAFDGREIRRSYSFSSSPGVDPFPVITIKRKPNGQASTYLVEQARPGDILTALPPAGKFILPASWQEGHHLLMVAGGSGITPIFSIIKYALACTPRIKATLIYANRNEHSLIFGKELSQWLLLYPERFNAILLLSNPRAKASEIAETSRARILPQRLGNALLEELIKENAPVAGILADIYLCGPPGLMLKSEMTLRYMGYPESQVHKEVFTVTPPFRPPAEQFPDGNIVLASNGTSAAFSIQAGQTILEAAEQAGLDLPYSCRSGICTTCTARCQEGEVVMYLPEGPLSSAATGGVVQTCVGYPVTKSTKIVLE, from the coding sequence ATGAAAAACAGGATCCGACTCCAAATCCTTGAAAAAAGAGCAGAAGCGCCTGATACTGTGAGCCTTGTGCTCCAACCGGCCAATGGTTTTTTCTCTTACAAAGCAGGGCAGTTCCTGACCCTGCTCCTGGCGTTCGACGGCCGGGAAATACGGCGGTCTTATTCCTTTTCCTCCAGTCCCGGGGTTGACCCCTTCCCGGTCATTACCATCAAACGCAAGCCCAACGGCCAGGCTTCCACCTACCTGGTGGAGCAGGCCCGGCCCGGCGATATATTGACGGCCTTGCCGCCGGCCGGGAAGTTCATCCTTCCCGCCAGCTGGCAGGAGGGCCACCATTTGCTTATGGTGGCCGGAGGCAGCGGCATCACCCCCATATTCTCAATTATCAAATACGCGCTGGCCTGTACGCCCCGGATCAAGGCAACGCTGATTTACGCCAACCGGAATGAACACAGCCTTATTTTCGGAAAGGAATTGAGCCAGTGGTTGCTGCTGTATCCGGAGCGTTTCAATGCCATACTTTTGCTGAGCAACCCCCGGGCCAAAGCATCTGAAATTGCCGAAACGAGCCGCGCCCGAATACTGCCGCAGCGGCTGGGCAACGCGCTTCTGGAAGAACTCATCAAAGAAAATGCGCCGGTTGCCGGCATTCTTGCCGACATTTATCTCTGCGGCCCGCCGGGGCTGATGTTGAAATCGGAAATGACCCTTCGGTACATGGGCTATCCCGAAAGCCAGGTGCACAAAGAGGTATTCACCGTCACCCCGCCCTTCCGCCCGCCGGCGGAGCAATTTCCGGACGGAAATATCGTACTGGCCAGCAACGGAACGTCGGCGGCTTTCTCCATCCAGGCCGGGCAAACCATCCTGGAAGCGGCGGAGCAGGCAGGGCTCGACTTGCCCTACAGTTGCCGCAGCGGAATCTGCACGACCTGTACCGCCCGCTGCCAGGAGGGGGAAGTTGTCATGTACCTGCCCGAAGGGCCGCTCAGCAGCGCCGCAACTGGAGGTGTTGTCCAGACCTGTGTGGGTTATCCGGTGACAAAATCCACCAAAATTGTCCTGGAATAA
- a CDS encoding 6,7-dimethyl-8-ribityllumazine synthase: MASTLKNLSEYNEANVPSAEGLSFGIVVSEWNSKITHSLYEGCYDTLLKHGAKEDDIHLLQVPGSFELAVGAKMLADEHKSDAVICLGCVIKGETKHNEYINYAVANGLTSLSLFYSRPFVFGVLTPDSEEQALERAGGKHGNKGVEAAVTAIRMASLKKGMKGSKPKIGF; this comes from the coding sequence ATGGCCAGCACACTGAAAAATTTGTCTGAATACAACGAAGCAAACGTCCCTTCAGCAGAGGGCCTTTCCTTCGGTATTGTCGTCTCTGAGTGGAATTCCAAAATTACCCACTCGCTGTATGAAGGCTGTTACGACACCCTGCTAAAGCACGGCGCCAAAGAAGACGACATTCACTTGCTGCAGGTGCCCGGTTCCTTCGAGCTGGCCGTCGGCGCCAAAATGCTGGCGGATGAGCACAAGTCCGATGCAGTGATCTGCCTGGGCTGCGTGATCAAAGGGGAAACGAAGCACAACGAATACATCAACTACGCCGTAGCCAACGGCCTGACCAGCCTCAGCCTGTTCTACAGCCGGCCGTTCGTCTTCGGCGTACTCACCCCCGATTCCGAAGAGCAGGCGCTTGAGCGGGCCGGCGGCAAACATGGCAACAAAGGCGTGGAAGCCGCCGTGACGGCCATCCGGATGGCCAGCTTGAAAAAGGGGATGAAGGGCAGTAAGCCGAAGATTGGCTTTTAA